In Oncorhynchus keta strain PuntledgeMale-10-30-2019 unplaced genomic scaffold, Oket_V2 Un_contig_3152_pilon_pilon, whole genome shotgun sequence, one DNA window encodes the following:
- the LOC127923729 gene encoding uncharacterized protein LOC127923729 has product MRVLRSTSIDTPHALSPASTTRHCPHPQPHATVPTLNPTPLSPPSTPTPLSPPSTPRPCPHPQPTPLSPPSTTAIVPTSDHTLLFPPSTTRHCPHPQPHESPPHCPQPQPHATVPSLNHTPLSPASTTRPCPHPQPHALSPPSTHATVPTLNPRPVPTLNHTPLSPPSTPPTVPTLNPHCPQPPLSPPSTTRHCPHPTVPTLNHTPLSPPSPPPHCPHPQPHAPVPTLNPRHCPHPTVPTLNHTPLSPPPPPHCPHPQPHPTVPPYPTVPTLNPTPLSLNPPLSPPSHPTVPTLNHTPLSPPHCPHPTVPTLNHTPLSPPSTRSPSARVELEGGMIRAEQVYNLLLNSN; this is encoded by the coding sequence ATGCGTGTCCTCCGCTCCACGTCTATCGACACGCCACACGCCCTGTCCCCAGCCTCAACCACACGCCACTGTCCCCACCCTCAACCACACGCCACTGTCCCCACCCTCAACCCCACGCCACTGTCCCCACCCTCAACCCCCACGCCACTGTCCCCACCCTCAACCCCACGCCCCTGTCCCCACCCTCAACCCACGCCACTGTCCCCACCCTCAACCACAGCCATTGTCCCCACCTCAGACCACACGCTCCTGTTCCCACCCTCAACCACACGCCACTGTCCCCACCCTCAACCCCACGAGTCCCCACCCCACTGTCCCCAGCCTCAACCACACGCTACTGTCCCCAGCCTCAACCACACGCCACTGTCCCCAGCCTCAACCACACGCCCCTGTCCCCACCCTCAACCCCACGCCCTGTCCCCACCCTCAACCCACGCCACTGTCCCCACCCTCAACCCACGCCCTGTCCCCACCCTCAACCACACCCCACTGTCCCCACCCTCAACCCCACCCACTGTCCCCACCCTCAACCCACACTGTCCCCAGCCACCACTGTCCCCACCCTCAACCACACGCCACTGTCCCCACCCCACTGTCCCCACCCTCAACCACACGCCCCTGTCCCCACCCTCACCCCCACCCCACTGTCCCCACCCTCAACCACACGCCCCTGTCCCCACCCTCAACCCACGCCACTGTCCCCACCCCACTGTCCCCACCCTCAACCACACGCCCCTGtccccaccccccccaccccactgtCCCCACCCTCAACCACACCCCACTGTCCCCCCCTACCCCACTGTCCCCACCCTCAACCCCACGCCCCTGTCCCTCAACCCCCCACTGTCCCCACCCTCCCACCCCACTGTCCCCACCCTCAACCACACGCCCCTGTCCCCACCCCACTGTCCACACCCCACTGTCCCCACCCTCAACCACACGCCCCTGTCCCCACCCTCAACCCGTTCACCTAGTGCCAGAGTAGAGTTAGAAGGAGGAATGATAAGAGCTGAGCAAGTCTACAATCTTCTGTTAAACTCAAACTAA